The Thalassomonas actiniarum genome contains the following window.
GGATGAAGCGGAGCAGATGACCAAACGTATCGACGAAGCGCAAATGCCGAAAGAAGCCAAGGAAAAAACCTTGGCCGAGCTGCAAAAGCTGAAAATGATGTCGCCTATGTCTGCCGAAGCAACTGTGGTACGCAGTTATATCGACTGGATGATCAGTGTGCCGTGGAAAAAGCGCAGCAAGTTAAAGCGTAATCTAAAACTGGCCGAGGAAGTGCTGGAAAAAGATCATTACGGTCTGGAAAAAGTCAAAGAGCGTATCATCGAATATTTGGCGGTGCAGCAACGCGTTAACCAACTTAAGGGGCCTATCTTATGTTTAGTGGGTCCTCCCGGTGTAGGTAAAACCTCCCTTGGTCAGTCTATTGCCAAGTCTACCGGTCGCAAATATGTCCGTATGGCATTAGGCGGGGTCAGGGATGAAGCGGAGATCCGCGGTCATCGCCGAACTTATATCGGTTCTTTGCCGGGCAAGCTGATCCAGAAAATAGCTAAAGTCGGCGTGAAAAATCCGCTGTTCTTGCTGGATGAAATCGATAAAATGGCCTCGGATATGCGCGGCGACCCTGCTTCGGCACTGTTAGAAGTGCTGGATCCGGAGCAAAACAGCAGCTTCAACGACCATTATCTGGAAGTGGATTATGACTTGTCCGATGTGATGTTTGTGGCGACCTCCAACAGCATGAATATTCCCGGACCTTTGCTTGACCGTATGGAAGTCATCCGTTTGTCTGGTTATACCGAAGATGAAAAGCTCAATATTGCCACCCGTCATCTGCTGACCAAGCAAATTGAGCGTAACGGTTTAAAGCCGGCCGAAATTGAAATTGATGAAAGCGCCATTATCGGCATTATCCGCTATTATACCCGCGAAGCAGGCGTTCGTAGCCTGGAGCGGGAAATTTCGAAATTATGCCGTAAAGCGGTGAAAGCCATTCTTTTAGATAAGAGCCTGAAAAAAGTGAAAATCACCCAGGATAACCTGCAGGAATTCCTTGGTGTACAACGTTTTGACTACGGCAAAGCGGATGATGAAAACCGGGTTGGCCTGGTTACCGGGCTTGCCTGGACGGAAGTGGGTGGCGAACTCTTGACCATAGAAACCGCTTCGGTGCCGGGTAAAGGTAAACTGACCTATACCGGCTCCCTCGGTGATGTTATGCAGGAGTCGATTCAGGCAGCGATGACCGTGGTGCGTAGCCGCCAGGAAACCTTGCGCATCAACAGCGACTTCCATGAAAAACGTGATATCCATGTGCATGTGCCGGAAGGGGCGACTCCTAAAGATGGCCCAAGCGCCGGTATCGGTATGTGTACCGCCCTGGTTTCCAGTTTGACCGGCAACCCGGTGAAGGCGGATGTTGCCATGACCGGCGAGATCACCTTGCGCGGAGAAGTGCTGGCTATCGGTGGCTTGAAAGAAAAACTGCTGGCGGCGCACCGTGGCGGCATCAAAACCGTGGTGATTCCTAAAGACAATGAAAGGGACTTAAAAGAAATCCCCGAAAATGTGAAGGCAGATTTGGCGATTCATCCGGTTAAATGGATTGATGAAGTGCTTGATATTGCACTGGAACAGCCGGTTGAACAGTGGAAAATTGAAGCATAAATAACCACAAAAGCGATAATTTTCCGAAAAAATGCAAAAAAATGCTGCAAATTGTGAATTATCGCTTTTCAAACGCTGAAACTATGGTAAGTTAGGGACGCTTATAACGCTGGACACCAATAACAACAAGGGGTCCGGTCAAAGATAAAGAAAATTATCTTTTATAAATTTCTTTAACTCGGCGCTTGATGTTCCAAAAGAAGCTTGTTATAAACGGTCTCTTAAAGAACACTAACAAAAAAAGATAGTGCTGAATAATAACAATTTAAGGGGAAGACACTGTGAATAAGTCTCAACTAATCGAGAAAATTGCTGCTGGTGCAGACATTTCAAAAGCTGCCGCCGGACGTGCTCTAGATTCGTTCATTGATGCAGTAACTGAAGAATTAAAAAGTGGTGAGCAAGTGGCTCTAGTTGGTTTTGGTACTTTCTCTGTACGTGACCGCGCTGCCCGCACTGGTCGTAACCCTCAAACGGGTGCAACGATTGAAATCGCTGCTGCTAAAATACCTTCTTTTAAAGCTGGTAAAGCATTAAAAGACGCGTGTAACTAATCAAGCATTGATTGTATTGATTAAAAAGACCACCTAAGGGTGGTCTTTTGTTTTCTGGATTGAGTTCTGCTGAACTTGAATTCGCCGATTTAAATTAAGCGTCGTGTAAAATACTCGTATTCCGGTTTCTGTCCGTATAAAACGGCAAGGTTAGGAACAGGACGATATTGATATTATTTTTGCTTTTGTGACTTCAAGCGAAGCCTTGCATCTGCTAAAATCGCGCACAAAGTTAGCACCCAAGTGTATAAGAGACAAAGATGTTAGAAAGTATTAGAGAAAGTTCTCAGGGAACGATTGCCAAGGTTATACTTGGCTTTATTATTTTGACCTTCGCTGTTGCCGGGATCGGTAGTTATACCAATACCGTTGATACCTCAGTAGCAGAAGTTAACGGCGAGAAAATTTCGCAATCTGCCTTTGACAAGGCATACCAGGCGCAACGTAACCGTATGGCACAACAATTTGGCCAAATGTTTGATACGCTTTCAGCCGACAGCAACTACATGGCGAATTTCCGCAACGGTGTGCTGGATAACCTGATCAATGAAAAACTCATCGATCAAAGCACTAATGATTTGGCTATCCGTATTTCCGACCAGCGTTTGAAAAAAACTATCCGGGAAATGCCTGAATTTCAGGTGGACGGTGTCTTTGATAACAACCGCTACCTTGCCATTATCAATCAGGCGGGTTTTTTTCAATCTTCAGATTTTCGTGATTACTTAAGAGTTGAGATGAGCCGTCGCCAGTTAAGTCAGGCGCTTGTGGTCAGTGAGTTCAACTTACCTTATCAGGAAAAAATGCTCTCTTCGTTGCAAAACCAGAAACGTGATATCCGTTATGCGGTGATCGGCGCTGAACAGTTTAAGGCAGACATGAGCGTAACTGACGAGGAAATCAATAGCTTCTACCAGGAAAACCAGGTGCGCTTTGAAAACCAGGAACAGGTAAAAGTAGATTACATTGCCTTAGATGTTAATGAATTAGCCAAAGATATTCAGGTATCTGATGAAGATATCGCCAGCTATTACCAGGATAATATCGATAATTACCGTACCGTCGAGCAGCGCCGTCTTGCCCATATCCTGGTAGAATTTGGTGATGATGAAGCGGCGGCAGAAAGCAAAGCCGAAGCTGTTTTAGCGCGTATCAAGCAGGGTGAAGATTTTGCCGAGTTGGCAAAAACGCAGTCGGACGATACTTTCAGCGGTGAAAACGGCGGTGATCTGGACTGGATTGAACCGGGTGTGATGGATGAAGAGTTTGACAAATCAGCGTTTGCCCTGGCAGAAATCGGCACAGTCAGTGAAATCGTTAAAACCAGCTTTGGTTATCACATCATTAAATTAACCGATGTTAAGCCTGAAAAAACAACACCATTAGACGAATTGCGTGATGATCTGCGCGTACAGATAAGCAGTGAAAAAGCTCAGGATAAGTTTTTTGAACTACAGCAGGAATTAGCGACAGTTAGTTTTGAATTCCCTGACAGCTTAGACGATGCTGCCGGTGCGGTAGACGCACAAGTGCAAAGCTCTGCCTGGTTAAAGCGTGCCGGGAATGCAGCACCTTTTAACGATGCTAAGGTGATTAATGCTGCCTTCTCTGAGTTGGTGCTTAATGATAATGTTAATTCTGATGTTATCGAAATCGGTGACGACTTAGTGATGGTATTGCGCCTTAACGAATATAAGGAAGCCAATGTTAAACCGCTGAGCGAAGTTCAGGCACAAATCGAAACCGAACTGGTGGCGAAAAAAGCGGCTGAAAAAGCAAAAACGGTAGCTGATGAGTTA
Protein-coding sequences here:
- the lon gene encoding endopeptidase La — translated: MTKELSGVSDIPVLALRDVVVYPQMVIPLFVGREKSIRCLDIAMDNDKQIFLVAQKDASVDDPTEEDVYLTGTVATILQMLKLPDGTVKVLVEGVQRAEIKQFVQTTEYFTADIEFLTPIASAEGESEVLVRSAISQFEGYVKLNKKIPPEVLTSVSGIDDPEQLADTMAAHMPLKLLDKQKVLEINDVAERLEYLMALMEGEIDLLQVEKKIRTRVKKQMEKSQREYYLNEQMKAIQKELGEMDDVPDEAEQMTKRIDEAQMPKEAKEKTLAELQKLKMMSPMSAEATVVRSYIDWMISVPWKKRSKLKRNLKLAEEVLEKDHYGLEKVKERIIEYLAVQQRVNQLKGPILCLVGPPGVGKTSLGQSIAKSTGRKYVRMALGGVRDEAEIRGHRRTYIGSLPGKLIQKIAKVGVKNPLFLLDEIDKMASDMRGDPASALLEVLDPEQNSSFNDHYLEVDYDLSDVMFVATSNSMNIPGPLLDRMEVIRLSGYTEDEKLNIATRHLLTKQIERNGLKPAEIEIDESAIIGIIRYYTREAGVRSLEREISKLCRKAVKAILLDKSLKKVKITQDNLQEFLGVQRFDYGKADDENRVGLVTGLAWTEVGGELLTIETASVPGKGKLTYTGSLGDVMQESIQAAMTVVRSRQETLRINSDFHEKRDIHVHVPEGATPKDGPSAGIGMCTALVSSLTGNPVKADVAMTGEITLRGEVLAIGGLKEKLLAAHRGGIKTVVIPKDNERDLKEIPENVKADLAIHPVKWIDEVLDIALEQPVEQWKIEA
- a CDS encoding SurA N-terminal domain-containing protein — its product is MLESIRESSQGTIAKVILGFIILTFAVAGIGSYTNTVDTSVAEVNGEKISQSAFDKAYQAQRNRMAQQFGQMFDTLSADSNYMANFRNGVLDNLINEKLIDQSTNDLAIRISDQRLKKTIREMPEFQVDGVFDNNRYLAIINQAGFFQSSDFRDYLRVEMSRRQLSQALVVSEFNLPYQEKMLSSLQNQKRDIRYAVIGAEQFKADMSVTDEEINSFYQENQVRFENQEQVKVDYIALDVNELAKDIQVSDEDIASYYQDNIDNYRTVEQRRLAHILVEFGDDEAAAESKAEAVLARIKQGEDFAELAKTQSDDTFSGENGGDLDWIEPGVMDEEFDKSAFALAEIGTVSEIVKTSFGYHIIKLTDVKPEKTTPLDELRDDLRVQISSEKAQDKFFELQQELATVSFEFPDSLDDAAGAVDAQVQSSAWLKRAGNAAPFNDAKVINAAFSELVLNDNVNSDVIEIGDDLVMVLRLNEYKEANVKPLSEVQAQIETELVAKKAAEKAKTVADELIAELKSGKDITAALAEVNSAFEVKADISRSNGGIDGSISREAFVLAHPTADTLSVATTALANGDQALIEVQAVKPGDAEESESQRQQQTSQLAQSAYKSYVDSLKVDAKITRRAVAEPTSIL
- the hupB gene encoding nucleoid-associated protein HU-beta, producing the protein MNKSQLIEKIAAGADISKAAAGRALDSFIDAVTEELKSGEQVALVGFGTFSVRDRAARTGRNPQTGATIEIAAAKIPSFKAGKALKDACN